A genomic window from Paraburkholderia phytofirmans OLGA172 includes:
- a CDS encoding PLP-dependent aminotransferase family protein encodes MRASVLSDWLAQRLDRGNGQPIYRQLHRLLQQAILSRELPAGSKVPSSRLLAQELGIGRNTVTQVYEQLVLEGYVSSATGRGTFVADSAPDEIVGVSDAEVLAAPLESLPPPLPVQGNRALSTRGARLIAGAGVSKRQWGAFMPGVPDVTKFPARVWSRLHNKYWRRLRPDLLTYAPGGGLASLRHALADYLRTSRSVRCTPEQIIITTGIHQSVDLAVRLLSDPGDLIWTEDPCYWGVRSVLHVSGLESRPIAVDEEGINPSADDLAQPPKLMLVTPSHQYPLGMVMSLARRRMLLEYARQNQCWIIEDDYDSEYRYGSRPLASLQGLDRSGQVIYVGSFGKTLFPGLRIGYLVVPEALAESFATASAELYREGQLLQQAMLAEFIAEGHFTSHIRKMRTLYGQRRQTLLDAAAHRYGDALPAVGGDAGLHLVMQLPEGSDDRAVAAAALQRNIVVRPLSGYYAQPALAPSGLLIGYACVPDEEIAPAFNTLADAIDATLVQFA; translated from the coding sequence ATGCGCGCGAGCGTGTTGTCCGACTGGCTGGCACAGCGCCTCGACCGCGGTAACGGCCAGCCGATCTATCGTCAGCTGCATCGGCTGTTGCAGCAGGCGATCCTGTCGCGCGAATTGCCGGCGGGCAGCAAGGTGCCGTCATCGCGTCTATTGGCGCAGGAACTGGGCATCGGGCGCAATACCGTCACGCAAGTGTACGAGCAGTTGGTGCTTGAGGGCTATGTGAGTTCGGCGACCGGTCGCGGCACGTTCGTCGCCGATAGCGCGCCGGACGAGATCGTCGGCGTGTCCGATGCCGAGGTGCTGGCCGCGCCGCTCGAGTCGTTGCCGCCGCCGCTGCCGGTGCAGGGCAACCGCGCGTTGTCGACGCGCGGCGCGCGGCTCATCGCGGGGGCAGGTGTGTCGAAGCGCCAATGGGGCGCGTTTATGCCCGGGGTGCCGGATGTCACGAAGTTTCCAGCGCGTGTGTGGAGCCGCCTGCACAACAAGTATTGGCGCCGGCTGCGCCCGGACCTGCTGACCTACGCGCCGGGCGGCGGGCTGGCCTCGTTGCGGCACGCGTTGGCCGACTATTTGCGCACGTCGCGTTCGGTGCGTTGCACGCCCGAGCAGATCATCATCACGACCGGGATCCACCAGTCGGTCGACCTGGCCGTGCGCCTGCTGTCCGATCCAGGCGATCTGATCTGGACCGAAGACCCTTGCTATTGGGGCGTGCGCAGCGTGCTGCACGTGTCCGGCCTGGAATCGCGGCCGATCGCCGTCGACGAAGAGGGCATCAATCCCTCCGCTGACGATCTCGCGCAACCGCCGAAGCTGATGCTCGTCACGCCATCGCACCAATATCCGCTCGGCATGGTGATGAGCCTCGCGCGGCGGCGCATGCTGCTCGAGTACGCGCGGCAGAACCAGTGCTGGATCATCGAGGACGACTACGACAGCGAATACCGCTACGGCAGCCGGCCGCTGGCATCGCTGCAGGGGCTGGACAGGTCCGGGCAGGTGATTTACGTGGGCAGCTTCGGCAAGACGCTGTTTCCGGGGTTGCGCATCGGCTATCTGGTCGTGCCTGAAGCGCTGGCCGAGAGCTTTGCGACCGCGAGCGCGGAGTTATATCGGGAAGGGCAGTTGTTGCAGCAGGCGATGCTCGCGGAGTTCATCGCGGAAGGGCATTTCACGTCGCATATCCGCAAGATGCGCACGCTTTACGGGCAGCGTCGCCAGACCCTGCTGGATGCCGCCGCGCACCGTTATGGCGATGCGCTGCCGGCCGTGGGCGGCGATGCCGGTTTGCATCTGGTGATGCAATTGCCTGAAGGCAGCGACGACCGCGCGGTGGCGGCTGCCGCACTGCAGCGCAATATTGTCGTGCGGCCTTTGTCGGGGTATTACGCGCAACCGGCGCTGGCGCCGTCGGGTCTGCTGATCGGCTACGCGTGCGTGCCGGACGAGGAGATTGCGCCTGCTTTCAATACGCTGGCCGACGCGATCGACGCGACTCTTGTGCAGTTCGCTTGA
- a CDS encoding DMT family transporter, whose product MQTLFVLLVLLSALLHATWNAFLHLSEDRVWLLGMMAIPYIAVSAVGVIVLPLPAPAAWPYIFASVVLEFGYLLALIRAYRSGDFGQIYPIARGLSPMLVFVGALVFAHETLKPLAVIGVGLVSLGIVSLAFRRGMRLSGESVPFALLTGFFIATYSVVDGIGARVAGNGLSYIMWVYLIWNIPQFLLAWHWRGGAKGLFIGRTEVLKGIASGALALTAYCLIIEAYRYLPIAMVSALRELSSIFAVLIGWLFMQEKLTTRRIVACALVTLGAVLIRI is encoded by the coding sequence ATGCAAACGCTCTTTGTCTTGCTGGTGCTGCTCTCCGCGCTGCTTCACGCCACCTGGAACGCGTTTTTGCATCTATCCGAAGACCGTGTATGGCTGCTCGGCATGATGGCGATTCCGTATATCGCCGTCAGCGCGGTCGGCGTAATCGTGCTGCCTTTGCCTGCACCGGCGGCCTGGCCTTACATCTTCGCGTCGGTAGTACTCGAATTCGGCTACCTGCTGGCGCTGATCCGCGCGTACAGGAGCGGCGACTTCGGCCAGATCTATCCGATTGCGCGCGGTCTTTCGCCAATGCTCGTGTTCGTCGGCGCGCTGGTGTTCGCGCACGAAACGCTCAAGCCGCTGGCGGTGATCGGCGTGGGGCTGGTGTCGCTTGGCATCGTCTCGCTGGCGTTCCGGCGCGGCATGCGGCTCTCCGGCGAAAGCGTGCCGTTCGCGCTGCTAACCGGCTTCTTCATCGCGACGTATTCGGTGGTCGACGGAATCGGCGCGCGCGTGGCGGGCAACGGCCTGAGCTACATCATGTGGGTCTATCTGATCTGGAACATCCCGCAGTTTCTGCTCGCCTGGCATTGGCGCGGCGGCGCCAAGGGGCTGTTCATCGGCCGCACGGAGGTGCTCAAGGGCATCGCGTCCGGCGCGCTCGCCCTCACCGCCTATTGCCTGATCATCGAAGCCTACCGCTATCTGCCGATTGCGATGGTTTCCGCGCTGCGCGAGCTGAGTTCGATCTTCGCGGTGCTGATCGGCTGGCTGTTCATGCAGGAGAAGCTGACGACGCGGCGTATCGTGGCATGCGCACTGGTGACGCTGGGGGCTGTGTTGATCCGGATTTGA
- the gabD gene encoding NADP-dependent succinate-semialdehyde dehydrogenase has product MPTLVLKDPSLLKTQAYIAGEWQPADDGATFEVKNPATGETIATVPRMGTTETRRAIDTANAAWPAWRASTAKQRATILRKWHDLMLENVDDLATILTTEQGKPLAEAKGEILYAASFLEWFAEEGKRVSGDTIPTPANDKRIVVTKEPVGVCAAITPWNFPAAMITRKVGPALAAGCPIIVKPAEATPLSAFALAVLAERAGVPRGVFNVITGEPKTIGAEMTGNPIVRKLSFTGSTPVGRLLMAQCAPTIKKVSLELGGNAPFIVFDDADLDAAVEGAIASKYRNSGQTCVCTNRFYVHDKVYDAFAEKLRVAVEQLKVGRGTEDGVTQGPLINEAAVLKVESHIEDALAKGARIVTGGKRHALGHGFFEPTVLADVTPAMKVAHDETFGPLAPLFRFSSDEEVIRLANDTEFGLASYFYSRDIGRVWRVAEALEYGMVGINTGLISNEVAPFGGVKQSGLGREGSHYGIDDYVVIKYMCVGGI; this is encoded by the coding sequence ATGCCGACGCTAGTCCTAAAAGACCCCTCCCTCCTAAAAACACAAGCCTACATAGCAGGCGAATGGCAACCCGCCGACGACGGCGCAACCTTCGAAGTAAAAAACCCCGCCACAGGCGAAACAATCGCCACAGTGCCCCGCATGGGCACAACCGAAACCCGCCGGGCAATCGATACAGCAAACGCCGCATGGCCAGCATGGCGAGCAAGCACCGCCAAACAACGCGCCACGATCCTGCGCAAATGGCATGACCTGATGCTGGAAAACGTCGACGATCTGGCAACGATCCTGACCACCGAACAAGGCAAGCCCCTCGCCGAAGCCAAAGGCGAAATCCTCTACGCCGCCTCGTTCCTGGAATGGTTCGCAGAAGAAGGCAAACGCGTCAGCGGCGACACCATCCCCACGCCGGCAAACGACAAACGCATCGTCGTGACGAAAGAACCGGTCGGCGTCTGCGCAGCCATCACGCCGTGGAATTTCCCGGCAGCAATGATCACTCGCAAGGTCGGCCCAGCGCTCGCCGCCGGCTGCCCGATCATCGTCAAACCGGCGGAAGCCACCCCCCTGTCGGCATTCGCCCTCGCCGTGCTGGCCGAACGCGCCGGCGTGCCGCGCGGCGTGTTCAACGTCATCACCGGCGAGCCGAAAACCATCGGCGCCGAAATGACCGGCAATCCGATCGTGCGCAAACTGTCGTTCACCGGCTCGACGCCAGTGGGCCGTCTACTGATGGCGCAGTGCGCGCCGACAATCAAGAAAGTGTCGCTCGAACTCGGCGGCAACGCGCCGTTCATCGTCTTCGACGACGCGGATCTGGATGCGGCCGTCGAGGGCGCCATCGCGTCGAAATATCGCAATAGCGGCCAAACCTGCGTTTGCACGAATCGCTTCTACGTGCACGATAAGGTCTACGACGCATTCGCCGAAAAACTGCGCGTCGCCGTCGAACAACTCAAAGTCGGCCGCGGCACCGAAGACGGCGTCACACAAGGTCCGCTGATCAACGAAGCCGCCGTGCTCAAGGTCGAATCGCATATCGAAGACGCCCTCGCCAAAGGTGCGCGCATCGTCACCGGCGGCAAGCGCCATGCCCTCGGTCACGGCTTCTTCGAGCCGACCGTGCTCGCGGATGTCACGCCGGCCATGAAGGTCGCACACGACGAAACCTTCGGGCCGCTCGCGCCGCTGTTCCGCTTCTCGTCGGATGAAGAAGTGATCCGCCTCGCCAACGATACGGAATTCGGCCTCGCGTCGTACTTCTATAGCCGCGATATCGGCCGCGTCTGGCGTGTCGCGGAAGCGCTCGAATACGGCATGGTGGGGATCAACACCGGGTTGATTTCCAACGAGGTCGCGCCGTTCGGCGGCGTCAAGCAATCCGGTCTTGGCCGCGAGGGCTCGCATTACGGTATCGACGATTACGTCGTGATCAAGTACATGTGCGTCGGCGGAATCTGA
- a CDS encoding thioesterase family protein, protein MPDHATLPCYRDSVRAEWVDYNGHLRDAFYMLIFSFATDALIDVIGLPDPVRKERGRSIYTLEAHINYLHEIKEGVQVRVDMRVLGHDAKRLHLYLEMFADDGVEPVAAGEQMLLHVDTGGPRAVAFDPDVEARVRALAQAHAVLPPARFAGRVIGLPVKTPRNGS, encoded by the coding sequence ATGCCGGACCACGCAACGCTACCCTGCTATCGCGATTCCGTACGCGCGGAATGGGTCGATTACAACGGCCACTTGCGCGACGCGTTCTACATGCTGATTTTTAGCTTCGCGACTGACGCGCTGATTGATGTAATCGGGCTGCCTGATCCGGTGCGCAAAGAACGCGGCCGCTCGATCTATACGCTCGAAGCGCATATCAACTACCTGCATGAAATCAAGGAAGGCGTGCAGGTTCGCGTCGATATGCGCGTGCTTGGGCATGACGCGAAGCGGCTGCATCTTTACCTCGAGATGTTTGCCGATGATGGCGTCGAACCGGTGGCCGCAGGCGAACAGATGCTGCTGCACGTCGATACCGGTGGCCCGCGCGCTGTTGCCTTCGACCCTGATGTCGAGGCGCGCGTTCGGGCGCTCGCGCAAGCGCATGCTGTGTTGCCGCCAGCCAGGTTTGCGGGCCGCGTAATTGGATTGCCGGTCAAGACGCCGCGCAACGGAAGTTAG
- a CDS encoding 4-aminobutyrate--2-oxoglutarate transaminase produces the protein MKNAELKSRKDAATPRGVGVMCDFYAERAENAELWDVEGRRFIDFAAGIAVCNTGHRHPKILAAIRDQLDHFTHTAYQIVPYASYVELAEKINARAPGDYPKKTTFFTTGAEAVENAIKIARAATGRPGVIAFTGGFHGRTMMGMALTGKVAPYKIGFGPFPADVFHAPFPNPLHGVTTADSLKAIEFLFKADIDPKRVAAIIFEPVQGEGGFYPAPAEFVRALRKLCNEHGILLIADEVQTGFARTGKLFAMHHYDVVPDLMTMAKSLAGGMPLSGVVGRADLMDAAAPGGLGGTYAGNPLAVASAHAVLDIIDEEKLCERATVLGDRVKAKLIALQGEVPQIADVRGPGGMVAVEFCKAGGTEPDADFTKRVHTLALERGLLLLVCGVYSNVVRFLFPLTIQDSVFDEAMGILEAVLKETVSVAV, from the coding sequence ATGAAGAATGCTGAACTGAAGAGCCGCAAAGACGCTGCCACGCCGCGCGGCGTCGGGGTGATGTGCGATTTCTACGCCGAGCGCGCGGAGAACGCCGAGTTGTGGGACGTCGAAGGCCGCCGTTTCATCGATTTCGCCGCGGGTATTGCGGTGTGCAATACGGGCCACCGTCACCCGAAGATTCTGGCGGCGATCCGCGACCAGCTCGATCATTTCACACACACCGCGTATCAGATCGTGCCGTACGCGTCGTACGTCGAGCTGGCTGAGAAGATCAACGCGCGTGCGCCGGGCGACTATCCGAAGAAAACCACCTTCTTCACGACGGGCGCCGAAGCCGTTGAAAACGCGATCAAGATCGCGCGTGCCGCGACTGGCCGTCCGGGCGTGATCGCATTCACCGGCGGTTTCCATGGCCGCACGATGATGGGCATGGCGCTGACTGGCAAGGTTGCGCCGTACAAGATCGGCTTTGGGCCGTTCCCGGCGGACGTGTTCCACGCCCCGTTCCCGAATCCGCTGCATGGCGTGACGACGGCTGATTCGCTGAAGGCGATCGAGTTTCTGTTCAAGGCCGACATCGATCCGAAGCGCGTCGCGGCGATTATTTTCGAACCGGTTCAGGGCGAAGGCGGTTTCTATCCGGCGCCGGCCGAGTTCGTGCGCGCCTTGCGCAAGCTGTGCAACGAGCATGGCATTTTGCTGATTGCCGATGAAGTGCAGACGGGTTTTGCCCGTACCGGCAAGTTGTTCGCGATGCATCACTATGACGTGGTGCCTGATCTGATGACGATGGCCAAGAGTCTGGCGGGCGGGATGCCGTTGTCGGGTGTGGTTGGCCGTGCTGACTTGATGGATGCGGCGGCGCCTGGCGGCCTGGGTGGCACCTATGCGGGTAACCCGCTGGCGGTGGCTTCCGCGCATGCCGTGCTCGATATCATCGATGAAGAGAAGCTCTGCGAGCGGGCTACGGTTTTGGGTGACCGTGTCAAGGCGAAGCTGATCGCGCTTCAGGGCGAAGTTCCGCAGATCGCCGATGTGCGCGGGCCGGGCGGGATGGTGGCTGTTGAGTTCTGCAAGGCAGGCGGGACGGAGCCGGATGCCGACTTCACCAAGCGGGTGCACACGCTGGCGCTTGAGCGCGGGTTGTTGCTGCTGGTTTGTGGTGTTTATTCGAACGTGGTTCGGTTCCTGTTCCCGCTTACGATTCAAGACTCCGTCTTTGATGAGGCGATGGGGATTCTGGAAGCTGTGCTTAAGGAAACTGTTTCTGTAGCTGTTTGA
- a CDS encoding DUF4148 domain-containing protein, giving the protein MKSLIEAVVIAALITAPLAAFAQSNQPVTRAQVRAELVQLEKAGYNPSTANVDDYPENLQAAEARVAAQNGTAQASGYGTATNGSSQAGGHTETTSSSYSVPVASFGH; this is encoded by the coding sequence ATGAAATCCCTGATCGAAGCTGTTGTTATCGCCGCTCTCATCACCGCGCCGCTCGCTGCGTTTGCCCAATCCAACCAGCCGGTGACCCGCGCCCAGGTGCGCGCTGAGCTGGTCCAACTGGAAAAGGCCGGCTACAACCCGTCAACAGCGAATGTGGACGACTACCCGGAAAACCTTCAGGCCGCCGAAGCACGCGTTGCGGCACAAAACGGCACCGCTCAAGCCAGCGGTTACGGAACGGCTACCAACGGTTCGTCGCAAGCAGGCGGCCACACCGAAACGACGTCGAGCTCCTATTCAGTTCCGGTCGCCAGCTTCGGTCATTAA